From the genome of Vibrio spartinae:
TTGAGCTGTTTTCTTTTTCTTTCCTAAATATGGAGTAAACTTCGTAACTAAATTATCTGAAAGGCCAAGAGATTTTAGATCAGCTAATGAACGAGCCCCAAGATCAAATCCAGAACCAATAGTAACGCCACTCTGACTATTTTCTGGGTCCGGAACATAACCATTTTTCTTACTACCTTCAAGTTGTTTGATGAAATCAAAATCAATATTTACTTCACACTTATCTGGATTATGAGTCCATGATTCTTTCAATGACTCATCTAATGCCAGTATTGTGTTCTGATCCACAATTCCATTAGCTGATTCTAGTTTGTATGATAAATGTACTTTATGGCTAGGAACATAAACATGTTGAAAGTGCCCCAATGAACCTTTTGTTTTCTTTCCAAAATCACCATCAGCACCGGCAACCCCTAAATCAAACCCAAGCTGAATTAGAGCTTTCTGAATTAACTCAACTTCATCTCCCTTATCACCTTTTCGATAAGATTTACGTTTCTTGACCGCAAGCTTGTTAAGAGCTTCCGAAGGTTTTAATAAATCTGACTTCAGAACGGTTGGGATAACATCAAGTACTAACTGGTTGTTTTTCTGCTTCGCTTTATCGTGATCGATATCGACCTCGATTTTAACGCGCGAAACTTTTTCAACCGGAATATTCTTTTTCTTCACTAAATCATCAACTTTCAGAAAGTGCTCAATCTTCTTCCCAAGAACTTTCAGTGCTTCAGGGATTGAATCCAGTATATTTCCCAGTTCATCCACAAGATGAATCGTTGCATTCACTGGTGTTCCATCCGGTAAATTAATTCTCTCACCTAAACGACATTGGCGGTGGCTTGCAATCTCAGCCAATGATTTTTTAGTCGGCATAACTGACTCCTAGTTCAACTCTATCCCCATCAGACAACGGCAACTCTGCCATCTCCCCACCAAACCCACTGCCACTCCCGGCACTGCCACCGGAGTTGAGGTTCACCCCGGCACCGCTGAGGGAAACACCGGACGGATCGACTTTAACGAAGCTGCCACCGGCTTTGAGGGTGATTTCATTACCCGCTTCAATAACGACATGCTCACCGGCTTTGATGTGGATTTCTGTACCGGCTTCATTGACCCACACTTTACCGGCTTTCACATGTAATTCGCCTTCAATCATCAGTGTCTGGCTTTTGGCGATTTTGGTGCGCGCTTCACCGCTGACGGTGTGGTGATCGTTGACCTTGATATGGCTGTAACGGTCATTGTCGATGGTGGTACTTTGGTTATGCTTGATATGCGTGGTCGCGTCGTTCTCGACCAGCGTGTCGGTATCTTTTTGCGCATGGAGATAGATTTTTTCACTGCCCGACTGATCTTCAAAACTCAGTTCGTTATAACCTTCGCCTTGGTGAGTTTCGGTGCGGATCACCGTTTTGGTTTTGTGCTCCGGCAACGGATACGGCGTCACATTATTGGCGTTGTAAGTCCGACCGGTAATGATTGGCTGATCGGGGTCGCCATTGAGGAAATGCACCACCACTTCATGCCCGATGCGCGGTACGGCCATCATGCCATATTGCGCGCCGGCCCAACCTTGGGTCACGCGGAGCCAGCAAGAACTTTGCTCATTCGAGCTGCCATAGCGATCCCATGGGAACTGCACTTTCACCCGGCCATGCTCATCACAATAGATCTCTTCGCCGTCGGGACCGACCACTTTCCCCATGGTCGGAAATTTCAGGATTGGTTTGTTGCGTGGTGTCATCCGCCACACCTGATCACCGCCCACCGCAGCAAACTGGTTGGCGTACGTGGTGGCACCGCTGCCACCGGATTCTTCCAGCGCTTGCGGCTGACTGCCCTGATGGGTGACCTGAATCAGCAGATAATTGCGATTCATCTCACCATCCAAGTGCTCCATCAAATCAAAACGCTTCCCGGCCTGAAGTTGCACCTCATTACTTTTACCGCTGAAGGTATGCGCATGTCGGCGCAAAGCTTCAAGGCGAATTTGTGTAAACGCCTGACCGCTGGGGTCGTCTTTAAATCGTCCCGGCTGGTCAAAGTGCTCATAGTCACCGCGCTGATAACTCATATCAGCGCCAGTGGCGGACTGGGCCAGATTGTAGGATGGCTTTTTAAAACTGTAATCGCCCAGTCGGACGTCACTGACGTCCATTTGTTTATGCTCGGTCAGGGTCGAGACATACGGAGTTTCAAACACCCCGCCGGACAGCGCGTTATACGGTACCGGCATGGCAAGACGGCCGAACCCTTCGGAATTATCGGTGATGACTAACACATGCTTGTCTTGCTGATGCTCAAAGTGGTACATCAGCCCTTCTTCAGCCGCCAGACGGTGGAAAAATTCTAAATCGGTCTCGCGGTACTGGACGCAGTATTCGCGTTTGGCACACTCACGCCGTACCGAAAACGCATAATCATTGATATCCATTTCCTGAAACAGCACCGAGAGAATTTCCGGCACATCCAGTTGCTGGAAGATCCGGCTGTTATGGCGCAGCGACAGTCTTTCCAGAGAAGGCACTAACGTCAGTGAATAGAATGTATGGTGATGCCCGGTATCGCCCCGGCTGAAGTTGCGGATAATGCCGTGCACTTTTTGCACCACTTCCTGATCGCGCAGCACTTCCAGTAATGCACTGCTATCGACCATCTGCTCGAAACTCAGGTCGCTGTTGCGACTGGCAATATCGATAGTATACCGATAGCCATGGACCGATTGACCTTGATCATCCACCGAGTCTGAAATCGATTCGACGCCCTGATAGTCACGGACCACCAATGTCTCATCATTGATGCCATCAATGGTGAGTCTGAATCCTAACGTTGCCATGTAAACACCCTTCGTGTGCTTTCTTTATGATTGTTGGGACATGGTGACTGAACACTGTTTAACCAAGTCTTTCCTGAGCCACCACGCTACCGCAGTCAGATGATTGATATAAAATAAAAATTAATCTGCAAGTCGGACCATTATATGCAACATGCAGGTTAGGATTCACGCATTATCAAGTCAGTTTGATTTTGGGAAGGCGATTTTTTGAATGGAGATAACATTTCTGTGTTTAGACGGATGGTGTCGGCACTGCAATGTTCCAGTTTTGGGGCCGGAGACTGGGAGATAAAACTTTGCAAGTCGCGTTTTGGTGCGCGTTATCAGGGTCGCTTTTATTCGCTCCTGCTCACGAAAAGCTTAAAATTCATCCCTGAATTTTACCCTGAGATCATCGTTCAAGTCGGCTCTTAAAATGTTTCTCTCAATTCAAATAAGCCACTCAACCAAGAAAACCATTCATGGAAGAATGGTTAGGCTTTTCCGGGCAGGACGCCCGTAAAAGCGGGTTCTGGACAACGCGCGCCTTAGCCAAACAAAAAAGATTTTCTGGTTCGTCTTTCATCTCTGAAAGATGAACTGGCGCACAGAGTACCCATGCCTATGAAATCGGAAAACACAATTGTGCGTCACAATTTGGAGCCGAAGACTAGGGATATAAAAATTGAGGTACAGTGATTTGGTGCGCAATTACTTTCACCGGTTTAAATTACATTTCCGACAGCGCCCCAGTTCCTTGTTATTGATGCGAAGATAACTATCGTTACGATTCATTGCGTAAAGCCTCTCGTTATTGCGTCGGGCATCGAAGTCCCTTTAACTTTGAACAACACAATGTCGCTTAGTAAAGTATCCAGCCAATCTGAGCCCCCATCAAATCAACACAAAACCCAATTAATCATAATAAATTCAATTGCTTTTATTTACACAAAAGAGAATAAAAATCATCAGCAGCTCACCGCTTATCAATCCCATATTCCACAACAGCCATATAAAACACATGCTTAATACAAAAGGGCATTTCTCTTAGATGTATAATCAGGTAGTCTTGTCGTTACAAAATATAAAAGTTAGACCATCACATTGCTGACATCGTGACCGTAATCTAACAGACAATTGTTCGGTTTGGGCTAGAAAATCCATGAGTGCTATCAAGAAAATATACCAACATATAGAACCTAACCTTACATTTATTAGTTGTATGGGGGTTATAGGATTTCCTCTCTATTACTATATCTGGGGAACTCTTTACCCTCAGCCTTATGAGACTTTGGGATTACGTCTGTTCTGTTCTATTTTGTTTATTCCGCTCGTTTTTCGGAAGTATCTTCATCCTTCATTAATGCGTTACCTCCCACATTATTATCTCGTGACAGTGGGAATATCTTTACCTTTCTTTTTCGGCTATATGCTGATTATGAACAATTGGTCCACGATTTGGGTTATGTCTCTGTTGGCCTCAATATTTCTGCATATTCTCGTCATCTATGAAACCAAGGTCATGCTGTCTCAGGCCGTTATTTCATTCATCTTTGCCTATACCTCCGCTTATTATGTCAATGATCACCAGATGACTGCGTCAGTTGAATGGTCCTACATACCCATTTTTTTATTTGTTTATATATATGGAAGCATATTCTATGTAAAAGGTAAGAATGTACATGAAGCCAAAATTTCAATTGCGAAATCCTTCGGTGCAGGGATTGCTCATGAAATGCGTAACCCACTCAGTGCCATCAGATCATCTGTAGACCTGCTTCAATCGCTGCTTCATACTAAGCATCCGACCGACTCGGTCCCCCATTACACGATCGAACAACGTGATTATCAGACGGTCAATGAGCTGCTTGACAATATGAGTAACACGGTTGATTCTGCGAATGAAACCATCAATCTGCTCCTTACTTCTATAGATCAAAACCGAATTCCGACATCGACGTTCAAAATCTACGCTGCCAGTGATATTGCACAACATGCCATCCAATCGTTCAGTTATAAAAACCCACTGGATCGGCTGGCTATTAATATTAATATCGAAGATGATTTCAGATTTCTG
Proteins encoded in this window:
- a CDS encoding type VI secretion system Vgr family protein, whose protein sequence is MATLGFRLTIDGINDETLVVRDYQGVESISDSVDDQGQSVHGYRYTIDIASRNSDLSFEQMVDSSALLEVLRDQEVVQKVHGIIRNFSRGDTGHHHTFYSLTLVPSLERLSLRHNSRIFQQLDVPEILSVLFQEMDINDYAFSVRRECAKREYCVQYRETDLEFFHRLAAEEGLMYHFEHQQDKHVLVITDNSEGFGRLAMPVPYNALSGGVFETPYVSTLTEHKQMDVSDVRLGDYSFKKPSYNLAQSATGADMSYQRGDYEHFDQPGRFKDDPSGQAFTQIRLEALRRHAHTFSGKSNEVQLQAGKRFDLMEHLDGEMNRNYLLIQVTHQGSQPQALEESGGSGATTYANQFAAVGGDQVWRMTPRNKPILKFPTMGKVVGPDGEEIYCDEHGRVKVQFPWDRYGSSNEQSSCWLRVTQGWAGAQYGMMAVPRIGHEVVVHFLNGDPDQPIITGRTYNANNVTPYPLPEHKTKTVIRTETHQGEGYNELSFEDQSGSEKIYLHAQKDTDTLVENDATTHIKHNQSTTIDNDRYSHIKVNDHHTVSGEARTKIAKSQTLMIEGELHVKAGKVWVNEAGTEIHIKAGEHVVIEAGNEITLKAGGSFVKVDPSGVSLSGAGVNLNSGGSAGSGSGFGGEMAELPLSDGDRVELGVSYAD
- a CDS encoding pesticin C-terminus-like muramidase; its protein translation is MPTKKSLAEIASHRQCRLGERINLPDGTPVNATIHLVDELGNILDSIPEALKVLGKKIEHFLKVDDLVKKKNIPVEKVSRVKIEVDIDHDKAKQKNNQLVLDVIPTVLKSDLLKPSEALNKLAVKKRKSYRKGDKGDEVELIQKALIQLGFDLGVAGADGDFGKKTKGSLGHFQHVYVPSHKVHLSYKLESANGIVDQNTILALDESLKESWTHNPDKCEVNIDFDFIKQLEGSKKNGYVPDPENSQSGVTIGSGFDLGARSLADLKSLGLSDNLVTKFTPYLGKKKKTAQDYLKKHPLSITDDELSSLEEKVKKSETDKVVKAYNNSASKIKFGCLPKEAQTVIASVSYQYGNLSTETVNFWNQAINQDWKSMYENLMDFEDKYPTRRKKEAKLIGKIL